The Triticum aestivum cultivar Chinese Spring chromosome 4B, IWGSC CS RefSeq v2.1, whole genome shotgun sequence sequence AGCATCTCAAACAAAATATGAATTACATTAAGGTCCCCAGGCAACTGAACGACCGCTACCGCCGGCAGAACGAGCCGCTGATATGCCTATGTCGATGTTCCCCTACTAAAGACGgattgaccttgtcgatgacaaccaaaaagtcttcgtgcatgtgctcCTATTGACCAGCTCCTAGGAGTCGACGTCGTCACCCCTGAACCCTTGAATATATCTGATGCGCCCGACACTAAATCTCGTCATCGTGAACGCATGATGAGAAACCTTAACCTTGCCGTCCCACGGAGAAGGTAGTAATCTACGTTGAAACTCTGTCGACTATGTCCAGACAGATGAACTCAAGGAGGATCGGAGCCCGAACGACAAGAAAAAGTGCTGCCAACTGTCCGAGCGCTATATCTGCGAGGGCTAAAAGACTCTAATTATTAGGCGAAGTGGAGGCACTGGGATTCCACTTCTCACCACCAACCACTAGAGGGATAGGCAAGAGAGAGGCGAATCCACGGGCTTGCCGAAGAAGTCTACAGCGAAGCCTAGAGGGGAGAGTTTGCCATAGTGGCAAGGAAACGCTTCGCGTGATAAGTTTCTCCTTAAATTTTGGACTCCACTACAAATCGAACGTCGGATTTTTTATCATGGCAAATCAAATGTTTCTTATGTCAATTTACTTTGGCGTGACTATGACAAGCTTAGTTGACAAGCATAGAAATTCGGctcatttctttttttttctagaAAATTGCCGTGGTTGCAAACTAAATTTGCACCTTTTTGCGCCAACATAAATTTTCACAAAAACGTTCTATTTGCCATGTTTAAACATATGTCATCAGATTTTTAACATCACCATAAATTTTTACATTTGAGTATTTGACTTAAAAACTCGTCTGCTCTAGATATTTTCTCCAACAAGGGGTAATTTTGTATTACTCCTGGCTAGCGTTCTTGGGGGAAGAAGTGTGTGATCCTAGAAATTGAGAGGAGCGTGAAATTAAGAAGGTGACCCCTCCCGCGCAACATTTAAGGCCTGAAGAAGACGGTCATACTCGAGTCCACCGGCTCCCATTTACTCCCCTTCAATTCCCACTTCAATGCTCGCGAGCGCAGGCAACATCATCGATCTGTCACGTACTTTGGCGACGTCCGTCGTGGCGCCACAAGAGGTTCTCCGGGCCGTCTGATCCAGCACGGTCGGCCCCGATCGGTCGCTGGCTGGCCGCTCCGTTCCGCCGGCGAGAGCAGGCATGTACGCTTGGCAACCGGCGGCACGGTTGCACTTGCACGTGTGGTTGGGCACATGCATGGGAGCTGCTCTTGGCCCGTTCCTGTTCATGCGTAGTACCAATCGAATTGGATGAGCCGCGATTGCACTCTCAATTTTCTATTCTTGATGGATGGATGAAATCGTATTTTATCCGTTACAGTGGAATCACGCTGAATGTCAGCGAAGGTAGACGAGACTGCTCAGTGTGACGTCAAATTCACATTTACGGGCCTCTTTGGACTCGAATCGTACGGTTTTGACGCTAGCCTTGGAGTATTAATGATAAAAATGCTAGCCTTACGGGGCCTTTGTACCGAGCTCTAGAGAACCAGACAGCTCCAATGTCTTTTTTCGACTTGTTGCCTAGCTATACTGGTAAAGATAGAGTAGTTGTTTTATTGGATACTGCTGCCCTCTTGTGGTCTACATGAAAAACAAGAAACAAATCCTGTTTTCAAAGTGTTATGCCTAGAGATCCTATTGACATTATCTTTCTTGTTTGTTTCCTACTTGACTCTTGGAAAAATCTGCAGAAAAGAGGGGTACAAAACATGCTTCATCAGGTGTTTAGACGTATCGTGAGGGTGACTCGTGATGTCTTCAGAGGTGGGCATGGGTTGGCGCCGCATGCGAGAAGGATTTTGTGAAGCTAGCTGCTGGAAATGCTTGCTGGCCTTGAAGCCTTTATGCTAATTTGGTTGTCGTCCTTTAATCTGTTGATACCTTTGTAGCTAGTGTGACACTAGTCCCTTTCGTGGCTAGTCTTGGATAGATTGAAGCATCCTGATGTGCTCATATATGTCAGTGGTGTAATGATTTGGCTTGTTAGGCTAGAGCATCCTGGTATGGTTTTAGATCTGTGATGTAATGGTTGGTTTGTTGCCCTGTAAACAACTCCATTTTCATAATGAAAATGGGGGCCGTGTGGCCCCTTCGATTGATCGAAAAAAATGATTGTCTTATCGAACCTTAAGGGTTGATTTTCTATGTCCAAAATCTTGGTTTCATAGGTTATTTTGTGGACTTGTAGAGATTGAAAGAGCTTGTTTTGGCGAAAGTGCtcttgtgagctcgagctcacatgcaccctttgctacagtaaaattgaAAAAAACCACTTAAAAAGTTtttaaaaatctgatttttttgacAACAAACATTTATGTCTTTTTCATATGCGTGCAAAATTTCATGATAAAATGACATTCATGCAGGTCTCGGTAaaaaaaatcgatgctccaaaatgcttccaaAAACAGTTTTTTTCGAGcatgattttgtcatttttgccgagGCCTCCACAAATGTCAGTTCATCACGAAAATTGGCACGCATGTGAACCACACAACAATGTTTGTTGACAAAATATTtctgattttttgattttttttcaattttactgtagcaaagggtgcatgtgagctcgagctcacatacTCCATGTTCTTGTTTTGTTCTTGTTTTCTCTTTTACAAGCACCGAGCTTCATAGACAGGCTTACCAACTGATGAGCTAAAGTAGCAAATTTCTTCTTCCTGGGAGGGGCGGACTCTACGTTGGTAGATTGAACTTTCATTTCTTCATTCCATTTCATCTGTTCAAGTAGTCTCCTTTTCAAGTAGATACGCTTGGATACCAGACTTGTGTGCATTCTATGCTTACCCAACGAGCGAAGGAGCGAGCCAATTCCTCTATTCCGGTAGAGCCAACTCCTTTGAAGATCTGTTTACTTTCTTGTCTTTCCTCCAGTGAACAAAGTGGAAGACCAGGTATCTTCGTAGTTAGATCTGGAATGATTGCTTGCAGAATTTCATATTTTCTAGTGATCGGCTTAGTTGGAAGAGATAGATAGAGAAGCTAATGCTAGATGCACGGTGTGCCAATCAATCCAATTTCGTGACATCGAGTCAAGATAAGAAGGAAAAATTCTTTGGAGTAAAGTCGCCTGGAAGAAAGAATAGGAATCGATCTAGCTATAGTATAGATAGAGTGTCAGATGAAATGCTTGACAAGCCAAGGAAACAGAACTTCCACATCCTCTGTTCAGGACATGAAGAGCCTTGCGCATCATTTCACATAGGAACCATATCAAAAGTGAGTGAGAGTCGGATTacattactccctccatttctttgtAGTCCCTATATAAAATTTGTCTAAAGCCATACTTTaaaaagtttgaccaactttatagaaaaatatTAGTATTCACAATACAAAATTAATATCATTAGATGCATAATAAAATTAATTTTATACTATATTTAACTTTAGTATTGTAGGTGTTGATTTTTTAATATAATTTTGATCAAACTTTGTGCagtttgacttcaaacaaattATATACGGAAGCAAAAAGAAGTGGAAGGAGTACATCTCAAGGATGGACAAAAACAACCTTACCAGAAtccaccacacacaaaaaaacagaaCTACTCACGAAGATATGCTAAATGCCTTGTGCCGGAGTACGACAGTCTATGGGACGAGCGAGGCCCCTTTTTAGTCCGGCTGGGGAGATCGATGAGCACAGAGAGAAAATCCAGAAGTTAATGCGCGGGGTTTTCCGCAGTTTGGGCCGTCGTGGGGGCGtcaaaccctactcctgcctttgGGTGGATTGACTTCGAGCTCAAGTTGCAAACAAGCACAGCTTGCCGGAAAGGTGCGTGCAAGGTGCAGCTATTGTGTAAGTGTGAGAAAAGTATCGACCTGTGCCCAggtagccatgggcctccttttatagacgaaaaggggtcaccacagtggaaaCATGGTCATTACAAGTATGGATTAGTGGCTTCGACGTTATCCAACCTAATCCCGCCGGActaggacaagggcatttaatgcaccATGAGCTGATAACGATCGTTGGCAAAAGGCGCCTCTCCTTCTGTGCCATCGGTCCGTCCGTGTCCTATTGCCTTGACACGTCCACTAGACGGGTGTCAATAAAGTTAACCTTTATGCAACATGCCGACACACGTCCTGATGATCCTCCCCAAGCCGCCTGCCCGCTCGACACCTAATCTTGACAAGCCATCAGTTGGTCGATGAGGTGGAGCGGCCGAAGAGCGGGAGGGGGAActtctcggcaaggatcttgccagcaACTGGAGTCTTGACCTTCAGTGCTAACTTAGTACTTCTCAATGACCTGCCTGGGGGTCTTCTTCACGGCTTAAATAACCAAACCTTGGATCTTGGGTAGAGCTATCTTCCAGCAAGCCCTTGTCGTCTAGAGGGCtacaactgcctgtgcacaagtctGGGGTACTAGAGGACCCCTAATTTAGTACACCGACACTTTGTCCTACATTTAAGCCAGTGTCCACAACCTCCACTCAAAGCGAATGCCACGAATTAGTGCTTCAGAGGAAGAAATGTTGTCAAAGGTGTCCCGATTTCTATCTTACCATATCCTATGCGTGGTGGGATTATAAGAGCATTGAGTTGCTTACGACAAACTTATTGTAACCATTTGACTGATACCCAGGCCAAATGATGTAAGCACCAGCAACCATACCCTATGAgcaagagagaattccttatttggccttCTCTTAAAATTTGGTTCCCTTTTTGGCCCtaaaagattttttttccttttctgacaCTCAAACTTCATTTTGTTCCCTCTATGACATTTCCGTCAGTTTTGCAAACTAACACCGTTAAATACAACATGAAAAGTCCATTTTACCCCTGGTGTATTTTGTGACCAAAATGGAAGCCAAAACAGTGGCAATATGAACTGGAATATATTACCAAATGAAACAAAATCTGCAATTATCCCCTGTACAGTACAATACACACATGCACAAATTTCAATTGAAATTTGGACAGAGCCTCCCTTGTATTTTGGAGGCATATCCTGTGTACAGTACACATATGCACAAAAAACACACATAATTGCTCCAGGTTCACATATATGCAAACATCCCACATAGCTGGTCATCTACACACATCCAGGTTCACATAAAAGTGAGATACAATAGTCCAGGTTCACATAAAGATGACATAATAGCCCAGGTTCACAACAGGTCGCATATAGCACGTAAAGAGGGTTCACAACAGGTCGCATATAGCACGTAAAGAGCCAAGGTCCACACATATATCACATAAACAGCTCAGCTTTCAAAATGAAACATGATACGGAAAGTAATGACATGAGAATCACAAACTAAGTCTCCTTTTGCTTCGTGTGCTCATTGCAGGGCTAGCAGGGTTGAATTTCTTGCTGCGTGTACCCATTGCAGGGCTGTCAAGTGGCACCATAGGAAGGTGTGGAGTAATTTCAGCAACCTCTTTGCTTTTTCTTTTGGCATGTACCTTCACAGCAACATGTGTTTTCTTTTTGGCGACATCATGTTCGCCACAAATGGGTTGTGTTCCTGATCTAGACATACACATACATGACATACAGGTAGCCCAAGTTAACAATAGAACAATGCATAACATAACATTAGAACTTCGAAACTACCATAGGTTACCTTTTTGCTCCTCCGGATCCAGATTTACCACCTTTCCCTTTTTCCTTGGTTGTTTTCTCCAAGATTTGGCTATGATGAGAAGAATGCACTTAGAACACAAGGGCATAATTAATTATATTTAATTATGAGCATGGTTGTTGCTAACCTTGGCGGAAAACGCATGGCTGATGGAGCATCATCCTCGCAAGGCACAATTGATGATTGAGCTGATTTGGTGGTCTTTGTCCTCTTCTTTGGTGGTCCTCTACATGAGCATCAAAAAAGTAGTTAACATGTATGGTTTTTACAAAAAAAAATGCAAGTGATGCAATATACAATAAAATTCATTACCTCACAGCTAAAATAGCAGCAATGTCATCTGGGTTACCGTTCTTGCATTTGTGCCAATGATGCCCATAGTCCTTGCAAATAGGGCATAAGTGTTGGCcgctttttcttttcttctcactGCAGCCTTTATACCTCTCAGTTTTAGGCCTACCCGATGTGGCTTTTAGTAGTGGTGGAAACATGAAGAATCCATGGTCTGATTTAGGCCACTGGTTCTTGTCAACCATGGCAGGGATTAGTTGGTCATAAGCGCTGCTCTAAATTTGTGAATGGAGTAACACAAGTCCACATAGTTCTCTATGCGTGCATTGGTAAGAGATGTGATAAATGCTAGACCATGTTTGCAAGGAAGGCCAGAAACTTCCCATTGTCTACAAGAACATGTCCTGTCAAGCAAGTTGACCACAAACCTAAAGCCGCTGCCTCCCAATGCGGTTACTTCAGCAACTTCTTCTGAGCTTTCAACCACCTCCAAGTTTAATTCTCTGGTCTTTGCATTCAACTTCTTAATTATGTGGGGAAGAATCAACCCAACTAACTTTCTTGCTACCTTTCTCCTTCGGTTCCACATGATCATAATCAATTGCCTAAGCTTATCAAAGAAGTCGTCCAAGTTCAAGGACTTGTGATGCTTAATCCAATTATTGAAGCACTCAGCCAAGTTGTTTGTAACATAATCCACCTTGGAAATTGTTGAGAACTGACTCCTAGACCACAACCTAGTGTGCCACTTCCAAAGATATGCAGTTGCCGTTGGCTTTGCTATGTCCATTGCAACCCAATTTTTCTCAAATAAATATGGGTTCCATGAGTAAGCAGCAGCCCAAAGGTGGTAATCAAAAACCTTTCCATGAAACTTCTTCTTGAAGTTGGACACCAAGTGAAACATACATTCCCTATGTTCAGCCTCTGGGAACACTTCTTTTACACCGGTCATCACTGGCTGCCCAGCGTCGGTGCATATGGTTAAACCCCTTGGGGATCCTATGGCTTGCCTAACCAATTGCATGAACCAGATCCAGTTCTCATTAGTTTCAGAATCAAAAACACCCATACTGACTGGATACATCCAACTATGGCCATCAACAGCGGTAGCACTAGCCAGTTGCCCCTTGAATCTGCCTGTCAAGAAGGTGCTATCTACTGCCAAGTATGGCCTGCAACCACTAAGGAACCCGTCGATGCAAGGCTTCAAAGCGACAAAAAATCTCTTAAATCTGATTTTATCTTTTATTGTGTGGTGCTCAATTATCACTATGCTACCGGGGCAGCACCTTTCAATTTGTGCCTTAAAACTATACAGATTATCAAAGCTTGTATCCCAATCACCATATAGTTCCTTCAAGGCTAGCAGCTTACCCATGTATACTCTCTTGTACTTGATATTGATTCCATGGTGCTCTTTAAGCTTCTTTTGCAATGCCTTTGGTCCTAGAGTTGCATCCTCAATTAGCCAATCCTTCACGTGCTCACATATCCACCGCTTGGTTGcattctttatcttctttttcctttttgtaCTTGAGCAATCATGACCACAAGAGTTCTTTCTCACCTACAAAAGACAAACATAGACAATTAGTAAAGATCTTTTAACAATTTAAGCACACATGAGTAAAGTTAGAAATTACCATTACGGTGCACCCATCTTCCATTGTAGAAGCATATATCCTCCATGGACACTTATCTTCATCCCTTCTTGAACAATAAGCCCTGAACCTATGTGGTGCACTTTTCTCGGTGTTAAACTCGAATTCATGTTTGATTGCATGTTGAGAAAGCGCCAACTTAAACTCTGCCATATTGGGATATTTTCTTCCTTCGGTCATTGGGGGATCTAATTTATCATATTCTAAATGTGGTGCATGCTCTGCCTCGTGCACTTCCTCATCTTCCTCTACTTCCTCATCGCTCTCATCCTCGCTCTCATCCTCGCTCTCATGATCAGGAACATAGTCTTCGTCCCTTTCTTTATCGGAACAGGGAACCATGATAAGAGGATCTAATTTATCATAATCATCATCGTCTAAATAAATATTTTCCTCATCAACACCAACATGTTCATTCTCAGGTATTGGGTTGCGAAGATAATCATCGTCGTCTTGTTCTGTGTTGCTAGGTTGGATATGCACATCAATATGCCACTCCGTGATAGGCTCATATGGTTCAGATGGATCACAATATGCAACAAACAAGTGCACAACCTTTGTCTTAGAGAGTTTCTCAAACATAGACACCAATTCCTGGTCAGATGTTACTTCTGGGTAGATTTTAAGAAAAGGATCATAGTACTGAACATGTGCAACTTCCAAATAGCGAGGCGAGTACTGCTCTACGATTGATTCAACCAAGTCCTTATAATTCATTAAGTCGGAATCAATAACCTTATCATAACAAAAGCATTTGATATCCTTCCTAGCTTTTTTTGGGTTGCCAAGCAATTTGATTTTCAGCAAATATGTTGAATTTGGATCCATCCTGTAAAAGTAAAAGATCAATTGTGCATGAACATACTTGCTTCGTGTTTTAAATAAAAAATGTGACATGTGTAAACAGATTATCCAATATAACATATTTGCTTTATATGAACATAATCTTTGTCTATTGTTTCATTGTAGATTTGGCAGCAACAAATATCCATCTCTAACTACTCTGTTGCATCTTCGATCCATCTCAAGGACGTATCATGGCAGCAAATACTCAAATATAGAGAAAACATGCACTTACCCTTGTAGCCATGCCAGAGCACTTGCATCCGAGGCCGTCGCACCTGAACCTCCCTCTGCCTCCCCGCCATGGCCGCCCTCCGGCGCCGCACCTGGAGCTCCCTCCGCCTCCCCGCAATGGACGCCCTCCAGTGGCGCGCCTGGAACTCCCTCCGCCTCCCCGGCATGGACGCCCTTCGCCTCCCCGCCATGGCCGCCCGTCGCCTCCCCGCCATGGCCGCCCGAGGCTGAGACCGGCGCAGCGTCGGCCACGCCCTCCACCGCGCCATCCATCCCGCCACCAGTAGCAGCATCggccacaccctcctccatccgcgatttttttagggttagggatCGAGGGAGGGAAAGGGGAATCGAGCAGAGTAGGGAGGGGATCGGGGGGTTGACCCAGCGCAGCGCCTGACGGTTCGCTCAACCAGTTTTTTTTCAGCGTCCTAGCAGGGGTAAGAACGACATTTCCAGTCACAGTTAACGTTGCTAACGGCAAAAACTGACAGATGTGTCAAAGAAGGAAGAAAATGAAGTTGTGGTgtcaaaaaaggaaaaataaaattttTAGGGTCAAAAAGGGAACTAGATTTTAAGAATGGGTCAAATAAGAAATTCTCTCTACGAGCAAAGGGGCATTGGACCATGAGGAAGGTGATGCATTCAGGAACCTCCTGGCATAGCGGGGCAGACTGGTTGGTGCAGTATCGCACGCGCCTGAAGCTGATCAGAGGTCCAACACCTATTCTTCAGAACTAACCCACCGAAAGAACTTAAGCCATAATTGCACCCAATACGATGCATGTTGCGCCCACAAAGAAAGCTTGATATGTCATGCGCGAGGAGTATGCACCAGATGTAGTTCGGATCTAACAGAACTGATATGGGATACCAGTGCTAGAAGGGGGAACACAACGATAGCCATTCATATCACAAAGAACTGTTGAATTATGTGAACTAATAAACCTCCCTTTGTATCTTTGGTCCATGCTTTGCGCATAAGTGCATTGTTAAGCACCGCCACGATGATGCTCGGCGCCATTTGCCACGACAACGCACCGTTGATCCACCTATCCAACCAGAAGCGGGGAGCGCGACCGACCCCAATTGGTCATGCCATGGATGCCCGAAAAAGAGATGGCACATCCAAGGACACTAAAACATGCAGCCCCGCCCATGGCCAATCGCCGTCAACCCGCTGATAAATCCATTTGCATCACTTTCTTATTATAAATTTCTCTTTATCATTGATATTTTGCACATTATAGctcaattctaatgcattttcccTTTATTTTTGCGTGAAACACATGGGGAttgaagaaaacagaaaaaaatatggCAGTGAAGAAATCAATTTTCTAGAGCTCCATAACTATCAGAAAAAAATCCTGAAATTATTTCGGAAGAAAGTGTTAGTGTAATAGGATTAGCCAATAGTCTAGAAAATGAAAGGTGTATGCATGTAATTTGTTCAGCTTTTGAAACTATACGTCTACtcctgtactccctccgtccgaaaatacttgtcatcaaaatggataaaaagggatgtatctggaactaaaatacatctagatacatctccttttatcaattttgatgacaagtatttccggatggagggagtactatattagCCAATGGCTAGCTATGCAATACCAAGTGCGTGAGTTTAATCAGCCTTCATGTTATCAGATAAGTCTTGATTCAGACCTGATCACACCCCTCACCTCTTCTCCTTCTCGTGCGGCAATGGCGTCTTCTGGGCTGAAGCCGCCACCAAGGCTGCTCTCTAGGCACTCGCCGTTGCTGTACCCAACACCTAGGTAGTGATCACTGTCACCCGCACATCGACACCTACTCGCAGTGGCTCGGACTTGTCGAGAATGCGCTCATCATGTATCTGAT is a genomic window containing:
- the LOC123089325 gene encoding uncharacterized protein; the protein is MVDKNQWPKSDHGFFMFPPLLKATSGRPKTERYKGCSEKKRKSGQHLCPICKDYGHHWHKCKNGNPDDIAAILAVRGPPKKRTKTTKSAQSSIVPCEDDAPSAMRFPPSQILEKTTKEKGKGGKSGSGGAKRSGTQPICGEHDVAKKKTHVAVKVHAKRKSKEVAEITPHLPMVPLDSPAMGTRSKKFNPASPAMSTRSKRRLSL